From a region of the Nitrospira sp. genome:
- the recG gene encoding ATP-dependent DNA helicase RecG: MQGGPTGLGPHTSFQELLERIARPIEFASRDDCAHLKTVSNLSAFISTQVLSALRQETYPKAIEARLISLRDLFVDFLPALPLDEQHRRLRAAMLLIKALRVAGRSQPAHPNDSLAQSSRGSEVASVRRPDLWNLAVRFVKGVGPKRTHLLQRLRIQTVEDALWTIPWRYEDRSVMTPIGNLVPGMVASICGTVGKCDAKRTRNRRLNVLDVGVEDQSGRMQVVFFNQPYLEDILTVGTRVMMSGRVIAGRQGWMVPRMDVVQYEIVGEDTESTLHVGRIVPIYHETKGWTSRQMRVLVRSLLADHGLELHDHLPVPLRARQRLIPIHEALQDVHFPKTGTDPQLLERGRTPAHRRLAFEELLLLQVALATRRRLMHDEPKELRFNLRTPLVEKLGRLLPFRLTTAQDRVIREIFRDMISTQPMNRLVQGDVGSGKTAVALHAIVMACGSGYQAALMAPTEILAEQHYRNLSGTFQALGLQTILVRGGEKASVKRAQAEQLATGEIQVAIGTHALIQQGVKFKSLGLAVVDEQHKFGVLQRKTLIDKGYTPDVLVLTATPIPRTLAMTVYGDLDVSVIDVLPPGRKPVRTFLFGEGHRRRAYQILRDELRNKRQAYVVYPLVEESEKTDLQAAIQGAEQLRNGEFSEFSVGLLHGRMKAAEKEKVMADFKAGNIQLLVATTVIEVGVDVPNATMMMIEHAERFGLAQLHQLRGRVGRGSHQSYCLLMAANLGQRKTQLGRRPVDDNHESVPSTARERLEALVRSNDGFVIAEDDLRIRGPGEFFGLRQWGMPEFRVANLVRDGDLLQQARQEAFSLLKADPGLKEPAHEGLREAMLRKWEKKLELGSIS; this comes from the coding sequence ATGCAAGGTGGTCCTACAGGATTGGGTCCGCACACATCGTTTCAGGAGTTGTTAGAACGCATCGCGCGACCTATCGAGTTCGCGAGCCGGGATGATTGCGCCCATTTGAAGACGGTCTCAAATCTGAGCGCGTTCATCTCCACACAAGTCTTGTCAGCCCTTCGGCAAGAAACCTACCCCAAAGCTATTGAAGCTCGCCTGATTTCGTTGCGGGATCTGTTCGTCGATTTTCTGCCGGCGTTACCTCTCGACGAGCAACATCGACGATTGCGGGCGGCTATGCTGCTCATCAAGGCACTCCGAGTGGCTGGTCGGTCGCAGCCTGCCCATCCTAATGATTCGTTGGCACAATCTTCCCGCGGTTCTGAAGTGGCAAGTGTGAGGCGTCCTGATCTCTGGAACCTTGCGGTTCGGTTCGTCAAAGGTGTCGGACCCAAGCGGACCCATCTTCTACAACGGTTACGTATTCAGACGGTAGAAGATGCGCTTTGGACCATCCCTTGGCGCTATGAGGATCGTTCAGTAATGACGCCGATCGGGAACCTCGTCCCTGGAATGGTGGCGTCGATTTGCGGGACGGTCGGCAAATGCGACGCGAAACGGACAAGAAATCGACGGTTGAACGTGCTTGACGTCGGTGTCGAGGATCAGTCCGGGCGAATGCAGGTGGTCTTTTTCAATCAGCCGTATTTGGAAGATATTCTGACGGTTGGGACTCGGGTGATGATGAGCGGGCGGGTGATCGCCGGTCGGCAGGGATGGATGGTGCCCCGAATGGATGTGGTCCAATACGAGATCGTCGGAGAAGATACCGAATCGACGTTGCATGTCGGACGAATCGTTCCCATCTATCATGAAACCAAAGGATGGACCTCTCGTCAAATGCGGGTGTTGGTGAGGAGCCTGTTGGCAGACCATGGGCTTGAGCTCCATGACCATTTACCGGTGCCCCTTCGGGCGCGTCAACGGTTGATCCCAATTCATGAAGCGCTGCAGGACGTCCATTTCCCGAAGACCGGCACAGATCCTCAGCTGCTGGAACGAGGGAGGACACCTGCGCATCGGCGATTGGCGTTTGAGGAACTCCTGCTTCTCCAGGTGGCGTTAGCGACGAGACGTCGATTGATGCATGATGAGCCAAAGGAGCTGCGATTCAATCTGCGGACCCCGCTTGTAGAGAAGCTAGGTCGCCTCTTGCCCTTTCGCCTCACGACGGCGCAGGATCGTGTCATTCGCGAAATATTTCGAGACATGATCTCGACGCAGCCCATGAATCGCTTGGTGCAAGGAGATGTGGGGTCTGGGAAGACAGCGGTCGCCTTGCACGCCATCGTGATGGCCTGCGGATCAGGATATCAGGCGGCCCTCATGGCACCGACGGAAATTCTTGCCGAGCAACACTATCGAAACCTCTCCGGAACATTTCAGGCCTTGGGCCTTCAAACGATCCTCGTGCGCGGGGGAGAGAAGGCTTCGGTGAAGCGGGCACAAGCAGAACAGCTGGCCACAGGCGAAATTCAGGTGGCCATCGGCACCCATGCCCTCATTCAACAGGGTGTGAAATTCAAGAGTTTGGGTTTGGCGGTGGTCGATGAGCAGCACAAGTTCGGTGTGCTGCAACGGAAGACCCTGATCGATAAGGGTTATACCCCTGATGTCCTCGTGCTGACGGCCACTCCTATTCCACGGACGTTGGCCATGACGGTGTATGGCGATCTTGATGTATCGGTGATTGATGTGCTGCCGCCGGGACGAAAGCCGGTGCGCACGTTTCTATTCGGTGAGGGCCATCGGCGGCGAGCCTATCAGATCTTGCGAGATGAACTCCGCAACAAAAGACAGGCATATGTGGTCTATCCACTTGTGGAGGAATCGGAAAAGACCGACCTCCAGGCAGCGATTCAGGGTGCCGAACAGTTGCGGAACGGAGAATTTTCTGAATTCAGCGTTGGCCTGCTGCATGGACGTATGAAGGCAGCTGAGAAGGAAAAGGTGATGGCGGACTTCAAGGCTGGCAACATCCAGTTGTTGGTGGCGACAACCGTGATCGAGGTCGGCGTCGATGTACCCAATGCGACCATGATGATGATCGAACATGCAGAGCGATTTGGTCTTGCGCAGTTGCACCAATTACGTGGACGAGTGGGACGGGGCAGCCATCAATCCTATTGCCTGTTGATGGCGGCGAATTTGGGGCAGAGAAAGACTCAGTTGGGACGGCGTCCAGTGGACGACAATCACGAGTCAGTGCCATCCACGGCAAGGGAGCGTTTGGAAGCGCTCGTCCGCTCCAACGATGGATTTGTGATTGCCGAGGACGATCTGCGGATCAGAGGGCCGGGAGAGTTCTTCGGCTTACGTCAATGGGGGATGCCGGAATTTCGTGTGGCCAATCTGGTCCGAGACGGTGATTTGTTGCAGCAGGCCAGGCAAGAGGCTTTTTCATTACTGAAAGCGGATCCAGGCCTGAAAGAGCCGGCGCATGAAGGATTGCGTGAGGCAATGTTACGAAAATGGGAGAAGAAGCTCGAACTGGGTTCAATCAGCTAG